In the Grimontia kaedaensis genome, one interval contains:
- the miaB gene encoding tRNA (N6-isopentenyl adenosine(37)-C2)-methylthiotransferase MiaB, producing MAKKLLIKTWGCQMNEYDSSKMADLLNAAGGYELTEEPEEADVLLLNTCSIREKAQEKVFHQLGRWKNLKDQKPGLVIGVGGCVATQEGDHIRERAPYVDVIFGPQTLHRLPEMIKKSQQDEAPVMDISFPEIEKFDRLPEPRAEGPTAFVSIMEGCSKYCTFCVVPYTRGEEVSRPLDDVLYEIAQLAEQGVREVNLLGQNVNAYRGEMHDGEICSFAELLRYVAAIDGIDRIRYTTSHPIEFTDDIIEVYEDTPEVVSFLHLPVQSGSDRILTMMKRPHTAIEYKSKIRKLRAARPGIAISSDFIVGFPGETDADFEATMKLIRDVNFDMSFSFVYSPRPGTPAADMPDDTPEQTKKERLYELQQQINAQAMIYSRQMLDSEQRILVEGPSKKNLMELRGRTENNRVVNFEGSVDLIGQFVDVKITEVLPNSLRGELVRTEKDMNLRMAVSPAEMMAKTRKEDDLGVGVYTP from the coding sequence ATGGCTAAGAAACTGCTGATCAAAACCTGGGGCTGCCAGATGAACGAATACGATTCATCAAAAATGGCGGATCTGCTCAATGCGGCCGGTGGCTACGAGCTGACCGAGGAGCCGGAAGAGGCAGATGTACTGCTTCTGAATACCTGTTCTATCCGTGAAAAGGCTCAGGAAAAAGTGTTCCACCAGCTGGGTCGCTGGAAAAACCTGAAAGATCAGAAGCCAGGTCTGGTGATCGGCGTAGGCGGCTGTGTAGCTACTCAGGAAGGTGATCACATTCGTGAACGCGCACCTTATGTTGACGTTATTTTTGGTCCGCAAACCCTGCACCGTCTACCTGAGATGATCAAAAAATCTCAGCAGGACGAAGCACCGGTCATGGATATCTCTTTCCCTGAGATTGAGAAATTCGACCGCTTGCCAGAGCCGCGTGCAGAAGGCCCAACGGCATTCGTTTCAATCATGGAAGGCTGCTCTAAGTACTGTACCTTCTGCGTGGTGCCTTACACCCGTGGTGAAGAAGTCAGCCGTCCACTGGACGACGTGCTTTACGAAATCGCACAGCTTGCTGAGCAAGGTGTTCGTGAAGTAAACCTGCTGGGTCAGAACGTTAACGCTTACCGTGGTGAAATGCACGATGGCGAAATCTGCTCATTTGCAGAACTGCTGCGTTATGTGGCGGCGATCGACGGTATCGACCGTATTCGCTACACCACCAGCCACCCAATTGAATTTACTGACGACATCATCGAAGTGTACGAAGACACCCCAGAAGTAGTGAGCTTCCTGCACCTGCCAGTTCAGAGCGGTTCAGACCGTATTCTGACCATGATGAAACGTCCGCATACAGCAATCGAGTACAAGTCGAAGATCCGTAAACTGCGTGCAGCGCGTCCAGGCATCGCAATCAGCTCTGACTTCATCGTAGGTTTCCCAGGTGAAACTGACGCTGATTTCGAAGCGACCATGAAGCTTATCCGTGACGTGAACTTCGACATGAGCTTTAGCTTTGTTTACTCACCTCGTCCAGGCACGCCTGCTGCAGACATGCCTGACGACACGCCAGAGCAAACCAAGAAAGAACGTCTGTATGAACTGCAACAGCAGATCAACGCACAGGCGATGATCTACTCTCGCCAGATGCTGGATTCTGAGCAGCGTATTCTGGTTGAAGGTCCATCGAAGAAGAATCTGATGGAGCTACGTGGCCGTACTGAAAACAACCGCGTGGTTAACTTCGAAGGTTCTGTCGATTTGATCGGTCAGTTCGTTGATGTAAAAATCACCGAAGTACTGCCAAACTCACTGCGCGGTGAGCTGGTTCGTACTGAAAAGGACATGAATCTGCGTATGGCGGTTTCGCCTGCAGAGATGATGGCAAAAACACGCAAAGAAGATGATCTTGGCGTAGGCGTGTATACTCCGTAA
- a CDS encoding 2-octaprenyl-3-methyl-6-methoxy-1,4-benzoquinol hydroxylase — MKQFDIIVVGGGMVGAATALGLAKQGKRVAMVERSEPKAFSPEQPMDLRVSAISPASVSLLKSLKVWDDVLDMRLCPYRRLETWEHPECRIRFSADSMDLAELGFIVENRILQLALWNACLAQENLEVLCPGNIVAMLADSEGHVVELEDGTLLHGRWLVGADGANSRVRDYAKIGVTAWDYRQHCMLVNVKTELPQQDITWQWFTPDGPRSFLPLPGHQGSLVWYDNPSRIKALCTMSPEALREEILAHFPQELGDIEVIQQGAFPLTRRHAQRYFNKNVVILGDAAHTINPLAGQGVNLGFKDVDALLDVVADAGVEWLNEDVLAGYERKRKPDNLIMQTGMDVFYGGFSNEIAPLKLLRNVGLKLAENSGPVKQQVLKYAMGL, encoded by the coding sequence ATGAAACAATTCGATATTATCGTCGTTGGCGGTGGCATGGTCGGTGCTGCCACGGCATTGGGCCTTGCTAAGCAGGGTAAACGTGTGGCCATGGTTGAGCGAAGCGAGCCAAAAGCCTTTTCTCCTGAGCAGCCGATGGATCTCCGTGTGTCTGCGATTTCTCCTGCCTCTGTCTCTTTGCTCAAATCCCTAAAAGTTTGGGATGACGTGCTGGACATGCGTCTTTGCCCCTATCGACGTCTGGAAACCTGGGAGCATCCTGAGTGCCGTATCCGCTTCAGTGCAGATAGCATGGATTTAGCAGAGCTCGGTTTCATTGTGGAAAACCGTATCCTGCAACTCGCGCTTTGGAATGCTTGCTTGGCGCAAGAGAATCTGGAAGTACTTTGCCCGGGCAATATTGTCGCTATGCTTGCCGACTCCGAAGGGCACGTCGTTGAATTGGAAGACGGCACTTTGCTTCATGGCCGTTGGCTGGTCGGTGCGGATGGGGCGAATTCCCGTGTACGTGATTACGCCAAAATTGGTGTAACTGCATGGGATTACCGTCAGCATTGTATGTTGGTGAATGTTAAAACTGAGCTGCCACAGCAAGATATTACCTGGCAATGGTTCACCCCGGATGGTCCAAGGTCTTTCCTGCCGCTGCCCGGGCATCAAGGCTCACTGGTGTGGTATGACAATCCATCACGAATAAAAGCTTTGTGTACCATGTCTCCAGAGGCGTTAAGGGAAGAGATCCTTGCGCACTTCCCGCAAGAGCTGGGTGATATTGAAGTCATCCAACAAGGCGCTTTTCCATTAACGCGTCGGCATGCCCAGCGCTACTTCAACAAGAATGTGGTGATATTGGGAGACGCTGCCCACACTATCAATCCGCTCGCAGGGCAGGGTGTAAACCTCGGCTTTAAAGACGTGGATGCTTTACTGGATGTAGTCGCCGATGCAGGTGTAGAGTGGCTGAATGAAGACGTATTGGCAGGTTACGAGCGCAAACGTAAACCGGATAACCTCATCATGCAAACCGGTATGGATGTGTTCTATGGTGGGTTCAGCAACGAAATAGCGCCGCTTAAACTACTTCGCAATGTGGGTTTGAAGCTGGCAGAAAACAGTGGGCCGGTTAAGCAACAGGTTCTCAAGTACGCTATGGGCCTTTGA
- a CDS encoding ribose-phosphate pyrophosphokinase — MPDMKLFAGNATPVLAQRIANRLYMSLGDATVSRFSDGEVCVQINENVRGSDVFVIQSTCAPTNDNLMELVVMIDALRRASAGRITAVIPYFGYARQDRRVRSARVPITAKVIADFLSNVGVDRVLTVDLHAEQIQGFFDVPVDNIFGTPVLLEDMLAKKLEDPVVVSPDIGGVVRARATAKLLDDTDIAIIDKRRPRANVSQVMHLIGDVEGRDCIIVDDMIDTGGTLCKAAEALKNRGAKRVFAYATHAVFSGNAPQNIKESVIDEVIVTDSIPLSAEMQATGKVSQLTLSGMLAEAIRRISNEESISAMFDS, encoded by the coding sequence GTGCCTGATATGAAGCTGTTTGCTGGTAATGCAACGCCTGTACTCGCCCAACGCATTGCGAATCGCCTATATATGTCACTAGGTGACGCTACTGTTAGTCGTTTTTCTGACGGTGAAGTGTGTGTACAAATCAATGAAAACGTACGGGGTAGCGACGTATTCGTTATCCAGTCGACTTGTGCGCCTACCAATGACAACCTGATGGAATTGGTTGTGATGATCGACGCACTGCGTCGCGCATCAGCTGGCCGAATCACTGCAGTTATCCCTTACTTCGGCTACGCTCGCCAAGACCGCCGTGTGCGTTCTGCGCGTGTGCCAATCACTGCAAAAGTTATCGCAGACTTCCTGTCTAACGTAGGTGTTGACCGCGTTCTGACTGTTGACCTGCACGCAGAGCAAATCCAAGGCTTCTTCGACGTACCAGTAGACAACATCTTCGGTACGCCGGTACTTCTGGAAGACATGCTGGCGAAGAAACTGGAAGATCCAGTCGTTGTTTCTCCAGACATCGGTGGCGTTGTACGTGCACGTGCAACTGCAAAACTGCTGGATGACACTGACATCGCGATCATCGACAAACGTCGCCCACGTGCGAACGTTTCTCAGGTTATGCACCTCATCGGTGACGTTGAAGGCCGTGACTGCATCATCGTTGACGACATGATCGACACCGGTGGTACTCTGTGTAAAGCAGCAGAAGCACTGAAAAACCGTGGCGCGAAGCGTGTCTTCGCTTACGCAACTCACGCAGTGTTCTCTGGCAACGCGCCTCAAAACATCAAAGAATCTGTGATTGACGAAGTGATCGTCACTGACTCAATCCCTCTGAGCGCAGAAATGCAAGCGACCGGTAAAGTTTCACAGCTGACTCTGTCAGGCATGTTGGCTGAAGCAATCCGCCGCATCAGCAATGAAGAATCTATCTCTGCAATGTTCGATTCTTAA
- the ychF gene encoding redox-regulated ATPase YchF — MGFKCGIVGLPNVGKSTLFNALTKAGIEAANFPFCTIEPNTGVVPVPDLRLDALAKIVNPQRILPTTMEFVDIAGLVAGASKGEGLGNKFLANIRETDAIGHVVRCFENDNIIHVAGKVNPADDIDVINTELALSDMEACERAIQRQAKKAKGGDRDAKFEIAVLEKLLPVLEEGKMLRSVELTKEEHAAVDYLNFLTMKPTMYIANVNDDGFENNPYLDIVREIAEAEGATVVAVCAEIEGELSELDADEAAVFLEEMGLEEPGLNRVIRAGYDLLTLQTYFTAGVKEVRAWTIPVGATAPQAAGKIHTDFEKGFIRAEIIGYDDYIENNGEAGAKVAGKWRLEGKDYIVKDGDVIHFRFNV; from the coding sequence ATGGGTTTTAAATGCGGTATCGTTGGTCTGCCAAATGTCGGTAAATCAACTCTGTTCAACGCTCTGACCAAAGCAGGTATTGAAGCGGCTAACTTCCCGTTCTGTACCATCGAACCAAACACTGGCGTGGTACCAGTGCCAGATCTGCGCTTGGACGCACTGGCTAAAATCGTAAACCCACAACGTATCCTGCCAACCACCATGGAATTCGTAGACATCGCAGGTCTGGTTGCAGGTGCTTCTAAAGGTGAAGGTCTGGGTAACAAGTTCCTGGCTAACATCCGTGAAACCGACGCGATTGGCCACGTTGTTCGTTGTTTTGAAAATGACAACATCATCCACGTTGCGGGTAAAGTGAACCCAGCTGACGATATCGATGTTATCAACACCGAACTGGCACTGTCTGACATGGAAGCGTGTGAACGCGCTATCCAGCGCCAAGCGAAGAAAGCGAAAGGCGGTGACCGCGATGCGAAATTCGAAATCGCGGTACTGGAAAAGCTACTTCCAGTGTTGGAAGAAGGCAAAATGCTGCGCTCAGTTGAGCTGACCAAAGAAGAACACGCAGCGGTTGACTACCTGAACTTCCTGACCATGAAGCCAACTATGTACATCGCAAACGTGAATGATGATGGTTTCGAAAACAACCCTTACCTGGACATCGTTCGTGAGATCGCTGAAGCAGAAGGTGCAACCGTTGTTGCAGTTTGTGCAGAAATCGAAGGCGAACTGTCTGAGCTGGACGCTGACGAAGCGGCTGTGTTCCTGGAAGAAATGGGTCTTGAAGAACCTGGTCTGAACCGCGTGATCCGCGCAGGTTACGATCTACTGACGCTACAAACCTACTTCACCGCTGGCGTGAAAGAAGTACGCGCTTGGACTATTCCTGTCGGTGCAACTGCGCCACAAGCTGCGGGTAAGATCCACACTGACTTCGAAAAAGGCTTTATCCGTGCAGAAATCATCGGTTACGACGATTACATCGAAAACAACGGTGAAGCTGGCGCGAAAGTAGCGGGTAAATGGCGCTTGGAAGGTAAAGATTACATCGTTAAAGACGGCGATGTTATCCACTTCCGCTTTAACGTGTAA
- the ybeY gene encoding rRNA maturation RNase YbeY, which translates to MQYFVDLQIATQNTESLPTEQQFQHWFEQAVKSFQEQAEVTIRLVDEFESQSLNRDYRGKDKPTNVLSFPFEAPPGVELDLLGDLIICRQVVEKEAEEQNKDLLAHWAHMVVHGSLHLLGYDHIDDEEAEEMESLEISIMNALGFDNPYAADFI; encoded by the coding sequence ATGCAATATTTTGTCGACCTTCAAATTGCGACACAAAACACCGAGAGTCTGCCCACTGAACAGCAGTTTCAGCATTGGTTTGAGCAAGCCGTCAAATCTTTCCAAGAGCAGGCGGAAGTGACTATCCGTCTTGTGGACGAGTTTGAGAGCCAGTCTCTTAACCGCGACTATCGCGGAAAAGACAAGCCGACCAATGTGCTGTCTTTCCCGTTCGAGGCGCCTCCGGGCGTGGAGTTGGATCTGCTGGGCGACCTGATTATCTGTCGTCAAGTCGTCGAAAAAGAAGCGGAAGAACAGAATAAAGACCTACTTGCCCACTGGGCGCACATGGTTGTACACGGCAGTCTCCATCTGCTAGGTTATGACCATATAGATGATGAAGAAGCCGAAGAGATGGAGTCTCTCGAGATTTCTATCATGAACGCACTGGGTTTCGACAACCCTTATGCGGCGGACTTCATCTAA
- the pth gene encoding aminoacyl-tRNA hydrolase — protein MSDKIRLLVGLANPGPEYAKTRHNAGAWVVEELARIHNVSLKEDKKYFGLTARISVGGEDLRLLVPTTFMNLSGKSVAALAKFFQIKPEEIMVAHDELDLPPGVAKFKKGGGHGGHNGLRDIISKMGNNKEFYRLRIGIGHPGHKDKVAGFVLTKAPANEQSKIEQAVDEAVRCIDILLKEDLAKAQNRLHTFKAQ, from the coding sequence GTGAGCGATAAAATTCGTCTTTTAGTGGGTCTGGCAAATCCAGGGCCGGAATATGCAAAAACCCGTCATAATGCGGGTGCCTGGGTGGTTGAAGAATTAGCGCGCATTCATAACGTGTCGCTGAAAGAAGACAAAAAATACTTCGGTTTGACTGCCAGAATCAGTGTGGGTGGCGAAGACCTGCGTCTACTCGTCCCAACCACATTTATGAATCTGTCAGGCAAGTCGGTCGCTGCACTGGCGAAATTCTTCCAAATTAAACCAGAAGAGATCATGGTGGCTCATGACGAGCTGGATTTGCCACCAGGTGTTGCCAAATTTAAGAAAGGTGGCGGTCACGGTGGCCATAATGGTCTTCGCGACATCATCAGCAAAATGGGCAACAACAAAGAATTCTATCGTCTTCGTATCGGGATCGGGCATCCTGGGCATAAAGACAAAGTGGCAGGTTTTGTGCTGACTAAAGCACCTGCCAACGAACAAAGCAAAATCGAGCAAGCCGTTGACGAAGCCGTTCGCTGCATCGACATTTTGCTGAAAGAAGATCTGGCCAAGGCGCAAAATCGCCTGCATACATTTAAGGCTCAGTAA
- a CDS encoding PhoH family protein — MNKVITLEVSLEPADNSRLASLCGPYDDNIKQLERRLGVEINHRNHQFSVVGQPHTATAAIDILKRLYVETAPVKGNFVDLEPEQVHLAIKESGVLEQNIESSIPYGKEINIKTKKGVIKPRTPNQAQYIANMVTHDITFGIGPAGTGKTYLAVAAAVDALERQEIRRILLTRPAVEAGEKLGFLPGDLSQKVDPYLRPLYDALFEMLGFERVEKLIERNVIEVAPLAYMRGRTLNDAFIILDESQNTTVEQMKMFLTRIGFNSRAVITGDVTQIDLPRNAKSGLRHAIEVLADVNEISFNFFQADDVVRHPVVARIVQAYDAWEAEDARARKQAEERRRQEREAALNAAPPSEEKQP, encoded by the coding sequence TTGAACAAAGTCATTACTTTAGAAGTATCACTGGAACCAGCTGATAATTCGCGCCTGGCCAGCCTCTGCGGCCCTTACGATGACAACATCAAACAGCTCGAACGCCGTTTAGGTGTGGAAATCAATCACCGAAATCATCAATTCTCCGTGGTCGGCCAACCTCACACCGCCACTGCCGCTATCGATATCCTCAAACGACTTTACGTTGAAACCGCACCGGTAAAAGGCAATTTCGTTGACCTCGAGCCAGAGCAGGTACATCTGGCGATCAAAGAAAGTGGTGTGCTGGAACAAAACATCGAGTCGTCGATCCCTTACGGCAAAGAGATCAACATCAAAACCAAGAAAGGCGTGATCAAACCGCGTACACCTAATCAGGCGCAATATATTGCCAACATGGTGACGCATGACATCACCTTCGGTATTGGTCCTGCCGGTACAGGTAAAACTTACTTAGCGGTTGCTGCAGCAGTTGATGCGCTTGAGCGTCAGGAAATCCGTCGTATTTTGCTTACCCGCCCTGCGGTTGAAGCCGGTGAGAAACTGGGCTTCCTGCCAGGCGATCTGAGCCAGAAAGTCGATCCTTACCTGCGCCCGCTCTACGATGCCCTGTTTGAAATGCTGGGTTTTGAACGCGTAGAGAAGTTAATTGAACGCAACGTCATTGAAGTCGCGCCGTTAGCATACATGCGTGGCCGTACGCTCAATGACGCCTTCATCATTCTTGATGAGAGCCAGAACACCACCGTGGAGCAGATGAAGATGTTCCTGACACGTATCGGCTTTAACAGCCGTGCAGTGATCACCGGTGACGTGACGCAGATTGACCTGCCACGTAATGCGAAATCTGGCCTCCGTCATGCGATAGAAGTGTTAGCAGATGTGAACGAAATCAGCTTTAACTTCTTCCAAGCGGATGATGTGGTTCGTCACCCTGTCGTTGCACGTATCGTGCAAGCCTATGATGCATGGGAAGCGGAAGACGCCCGTGCCCGTAAACAAGCGGAAGAGCGACGTCGCCAGGAACGCGAAGCAGCATTAAATGCCGCACCGCCTTCAGAAGAGAAGCAACCGTAA
- a CDS encoding protein adenylyltransferase SelO, with translation MASFENPIKHQVYLSLPEDMYSPLAPRRVESPSLLALNKALLDEYGLSSNWFEDAKGIHFLAGNGDYDDESPVTMAYAGHQFGHYSPLLGDGRAHMLGQLQNAEGEYVDVQLKGSGRTPYSRGGDGRATVGAVVREYLISEAMAGLGIPTTRTLAILGTGESVMRDYQMVPGGIQVRTGTSHIRVGSFQYAYATMGKDGVQALADHLIEHHFAEVASREDKYPALLEAVAVRQAQLISQWMLVGFIHGVMNTDNMSLVGETIDFGPCAFMDEFKAKKVFSSIDRDGRYAWDQQANIGYWNLSRFAETLLPLFADDSDEAVKIAEDKLQTYIVTFQELFQKGLMAKLAITANSKEADAFVNQALPTLESERIDFTLFFDALTRVANGEEETELLSLFDNQEKGQVWISEWNSLKDDSESALKAMREANPALIARNHQVEKAIEGAMERNDFALFHRLSEALKTPYTVSEENRDLQTPPAPEERVLRTFCGT, from the coding sequence ATGGCGTCGTTCGAAAATCCTATCAAGCATCAAGTCTATCTTTCATTACCGGAAGACATGTATTCCCCCCTCGCGCCACGCCGCGTGGAGTCGCCTTCTCTTTTAGCCCTTAACAAAGCGTTACTTGATGAATATGGCTTGTCGAGCAACTGGTTTGAGGATGCCAAAGGCATTCACTTTCTTGCAGGCAATGGCGACTATGACGATGAAAGCCCTGTTACGATGGCTTATGCGGGTCACCAATTTGGGCACTACTCGCCACTGCTTGGGGACGGCCGCGCGCATATGCTCGGGCAACTTCAAAACGCAGAAGGCGAATACGTTGATGTACAACTGAAAGGTTCCGGCAGAACCCCTTACTCGCGAGGTGGAGATGGAAGAGCAACAGTTGGCGCTGTAGTACGCGAATACCTCATCAGCGAAGCCATGGCAGGGCTTGGTATACCAACCACCCGCACCCTTGCCATTCTGGGTACTGGCGAATCCGTGATGCGCGATTACCAAATGGTGCCGGGCGGTATTCAGGTTCGCACAGGTACCAGTCACATTCGCGTAGGCTCTTTTCAATATGCTTATGCCACGATGGGTAAAGATGGCGTCCAAGCGCTTGCCGATCACCTTATCGAACATCACTTCGCGGAAGTGGCCAGTCGTGAAGATAAATACCCAGCCTTACTTGAAGCCGTTGCCGTTCGGCAAGCACAGCTGATTTCTCAATGGATGCTGGTTGGTTTTATCCATGGCGTCATGAACACCGACAATATGTCTTTGGTTGGCGAAACCATCGACTTTGGTCCTTGTGCCTTTATGGATGAATTCAAAGCCAAGAAAGTATTCAGCTCAATTGATCGCGATGGCCGATACGCTTGGGATCAGCAAGCCAATATCGGCTACTGGAACCTGTCACGCTTTGCCGAAACTTTATTGCCGCTGTTTGCTGACGACTCGGATGAGGCGGTGAAGATTGCGGAAGACAAACTTCAGACCTATATCGTCACCTTCCAGGAGCTGTTCCAAAAAGGATTAATGGCTAAGCTCGCGATCACCGCCAATTCAAAAGAGGCTGATGCCTTTGTTAATCAAGCACTGCCAACGCTGGAATCCGAGCGCATAGACTTCACACTGTTCTTTGATGCGCTGACACGTGTTGCCAATGGAGAGGAAGAAACTGAACTGCTTTCCCTGTTCGATAATCAGGAAAAAGGTCAGGTTTGGATAAGTGAATGGAATTCACTTAAAGATGATAGTGAATCAGCACTAAAGGCAATGCGAGAAGCCAACCCTGCATTAATTGCCCGAAACCATCAGGTGGAAAAAGCGATTGAAGGTGCAATGGAAAGGAACGACTTTGCGCTATTCCACCGATTGTCAGAAGCACTGAAAACACCCTACACCGTCAGCGAAGAAAACCGTGATTTACAAACGCCACCAGCACCGGAAGAACGTGTACTAAGGACTTTCTGCGGCACATAG
- the corC gene encoding CNNM family magnesium/cobalt transport protein CorC (CorC(YbeX) belongs to the Cyclin M Mg2+ Exporter (CNNM) family, and was characterized as belonging to a set of three proteins, at least one of which must be present for CorA to function.): protein MNEDNSQSSEGPSRKTFFERLGQIFQGEPKDRQELVDVFRDSEQNDLIDHDTRDMLEGVMQISEMRIRDIMIPRSQMVTIERSQPLEEIITIINDAQHSRYPVISDDKDHVEGILLAKDLLRYLMPDSEPFDIDKVIRPAVVVPESKRVDRLLKEFQEERYHMSIVVDEFGGVSGVVTIEDILEEIVGDIEDEYDDEEEQEIRQLSKHTFAVKALTTLEDFNEKFGSQFSDDDIDTIGGLVMTSFGHLPGRGEEVDIENFHFKVTAADSRRIIQLQVTIPDTTAEETA, encoded by the coding sequence ATGAACGAAGACAACTCACAAAGCTCTGAAGGTCCGAGTAGAAAGACCTTCTTCGAACGTTTAGGACAGATCTTTCAGGGTGAGCCTAAAGATCGTCAGGAACTGGTAGATGTATTCCGTGATTCGGAACAGAACGATCTGATCGATCACGATACACGGGATATGCTCGAAGGCGTTATGCAGATTTCTGAAATGCGCATCCGAGACATCATGATTCCGCGTTCGCAGATGGTGACCATCGAGCGCTCACAACCTCTCGAAGAAATCATCACCATCATCAACGACGCCCAGCATTCACGCTACCCGGTGATCAGCGATGATAAAGACCACGTTGAAGGCATCCTGCTGGCAAAAGACTTGCTGCGTTACCTGATGCCGGACAGCGAACCGTTCGACATCGACAAAGTGATCCGCCCAGCCGTGGTTGTGCCGGAAAGCAAACGTGTTGACCGACTGCTGAAAGAATTCCAGGAAGAACGCTACCACATGTCGATTGTTGTCGACGAGTTTGGTGGTGTATCCGGCGTGGTGACCATCGAAGATATTCTTGAGGAGATCGTCGGCGACATCGAAGACGAATACGACGACGAAGAAGAGCAGGAAATCCGCCAGCTCAGCAAGCACACCTTCGCGGTGAAGGCACTGACCACACTGGAAGATTTCAATGAGAAGTTCGGTTCTCAGTTTAGCGATGACGACATCGACACCATCGGTGGCCTTGTGATGACCAGCTTTGGTCACCTGCCAGGACGTGGTGAAGAAGTGGACATTGAGAACTTCCACTTCAAGGTGACGGCAGCTGACAGTCGACGCATCATCCAATTGCAGGTTACTATTCCAGATACTACTGCAGAGGAAACGGCATAA